Genomic segment of Fibrobacter sp.:
AGGCGGTTGGCGACGGCATGGAAAGTTCCGCTCCAGACCTGTGAGATCGTGGTCTGATCATTCAGTGCCTGTGATGCCCTGTCGAGCATCTCTTTAGCTGCTCTGCGGGTAAAGGTGAGAAGAAGGATCCTGTCCGGACTTATACCCTGAGAGATGAGCCAGGCTACCCTGCTGGCGAGTGTTTTCGTCTTACCGCTTCCGGCTCCAGCCACAACCAGCACCGGACCATCACCATAAGTCACAGCCTGGAGCTGCTGCGG
This window contains:
- a CDS encoding UvrD-helicase domain-containing protein, producing MKKRDWLKELNPQQLQAVTYGDGPVLVVAGAGSGKTKTLASRVAWLISQGISPDRILLLTFTRRAAKEMLDRASQALNDQTTISQVWSGTFHAVANRL